The region GGCCAGGTCGCCTGACGCGCTGGACTTGCCGCCGGTCGCGGCGCCTGAACCCGGCTACGAAATCGTGCCCACACGCGAGGCCCGCGCCTTGGCTGCCTACCTCGTGAGTTTGCAGGCCGACGCCCCGTTGTTTGTGGCGCCGCTTACTGTGCCAGCCCCGGTGACGCCCGAGGGCACCAATGCCGCTCCAGGTTCTGCTGCGGCGACCAATGCCCTCGCCACCAACAGCCCTGCCCGATGACCGACGCTAACCCATCCATCCCGTTGAATCCAGTTTCGGCGGAACCCAAGGCAGCGCGCCGGTCGGTCCCGGTTTGGCTGCTCATTCTGTTCTTTCTGCTGCTTTACTGGGCGATGGTTTATTTCGACCAGCGTAGCGGTTGGGGTGACCCGCACGTTTATATCCCGTACCATTCAGTGGACCAACTGGTGCAATACCAGCCTCCGGCCCCGGGCGCCAATGTGCTCGGCAAGCAGTTCTTCGATAATGTCTGCGCCCTGTGCCATAACACCGACGGTACGGGAAAACCAGGGCAGGCGCCCCCCTTGGTTGGCTCGGAGTTTGCCCTGGGCACCCCCAATCGAATGGTGCGCATCCCGCTAGTCGGCTTGAGCGGCCCTGTGCAGGTCAAAGGCCAGCAATGGAACCTCTCCATGCCGGCCATGGGCGCTGCCATGACCGATGAACAACTGGCCGCCGTCCTGACCTACATCCGCCAAAGCTGGGGCAATAAGGCCTCTGAAATAACACCCGCCCAGGTCAAAGCCATCCGCGCCCAGCTCGGGAATCGCGCCCAACCCTTCTCAGCAGCCGAGTTGAATGCGATTCAATAAGAAGTTTTTAAACAAAAGATAACGAAGGCAACGAAGGAGGGAACCGGGGCGAGATGCCGCTCACCCTGCCAAACCATGAGCCTGTTCATTCCGTTTGCTCCTAGCCGGAAACCTGCAGAAAGCAACAGGAGGAAAAGGAGAGAACAGAGATTTTTGAAGCAATGCTCTTTCAGGTTCCCAAGGCTGAACTGCACGAGAGACTTTTAACCGTTCCTCCCCTGCTTGGCGAGCAGTCTGGGCTTGTTGCGCCTCCTGGAATGCGGTTCAATCGCCTCTATGCGCAATCCTATCCTGGTTGCCCTGGATGTGCCTACCCCGGAAGCCGCCCTCGACTTGGCGACGCAGCTCGCGCCGGTGGTCGGCGGGTTCAAGATCGGCAGCCAATTGTTCACCACGGCCGGCCCGGATATTGTCCGCCAGCTTCGCGCCTTGGGCAGCGGCATCTTTCTGGATTTGAAATTCCACGATATCCCAAACACCGTCTCGAAGGCCGTGGCCGCAGCGACGCGGTTGGACGTGCAGATGCTGACCGTGCACGCCAGCGGCGGCTTCGAGATGATGCAGGCGGCGGAGGAATCCGCTCAGCGCGCGGCCTTGCTGTCCGGCCACAACGCGCCCCTGGTGTTGGGAGTCACAGTCCTGACCAGCATGGATGGCCAGGGGCTGGCTGAAATCGGCGGCGATAGCAATGTGGGCAAGCAGGTCGAGCGGCTGGCCAGGCTGGCTGTGCGGGCGGGCTTGCGCGGGCTGGTTTGCTCGCCCCTCGAGATTGTGGCCTTGCGCCAGATGTTGCCTGGTAACGTTCAGTTGGTGACCCCGGGCATCCGCGCCGGCAATGAGTCGGCCGATGACCAAAAGCGCACCCTCTCGCCTCAAGAAGCCCTGGCGGCCGGCGCTAACTGGCTGGTCATCGGACGCCCTATCTATGCTTCCCCCAACCCCGGCGCGGCGGTGGAGAGCATCCTCGAGTCGCTTCACGAGTCCCCAGTTGGCTAAGCCGCCGCCTTTTCCATATCCGCAAAGGTAACCCGGTTCTTGCCTTCGCTCTTGCTTTGGAAAAGACAACGGTCCGCCTCCGCCAATAACTGGTGTTTGTCTTTGGCATCGCCGGGAAAACACGCCAGACCGAACGAAGCCGTCAGCCGGGCATGGACCTCTTCTTTCTGCAGGAAAGCGGTTGTGGTGATTGCCTTCTTCATTCGCGCGACTTTGAGCAGGGCCTCCTCCTTGCCTTGTCGCGGCAAAATCACGATGAATTCATCGCCTCCATAGCGGACCAGGCGGTCGTCCGCGTCTAATACGCGGGCAACGGTTTGGGCAACCTCTTTAAGGGCCTTGCTGCCCAGCAAATGGCCGTGGGTATCGACCACCCGCTTGAAGTTGTCCAGGTCGAAGAACACCAGGCAAACCTCCACCGGTTTGGCCGAAGGAGCTTCCAGCAGCCGATCCAGGTAACGGTGTAGGTAGCGCGTATTGTTGAAACCCGAGACGTCGTCAGTCACCGCCAGTTTCATCACTCGATCATGTTCCCGCTTCAGTTCCAGCGACCAATGCCGCATGCGCAGCAGGTTGGCCACACGGGCCAGAAGCTCCCGCTCGTTGAGTGGCCGGATCAGCAGGTCGTCCAC is a window of Verrucomicrobiia bacterium DNA encoding:
- a CDS encoding cytochrome c, yielding MTDANPSIPLNPVSAEPKAARRSVPVWLLILFFLLLYWAMVYFDQRSGWGDPHVYIPYHSVDQLVQYQPPAPGANVLGKQFFDNVCALCHNTDGTGKPGQAPPLVGSEFALGTPNRMVRIPLVGLSGPVQVKGQQWNLSMPAMGAAMTDEQLAAVLTYIRQSWGNKASEITPAQVKAIRAQLGNRAQPFSAAELNAIQ
- the pyrF gene encoding orotidine-5'-phosphate decarboxylase, whose translation is MRNPILVALDVPTPEAALDLATQLAPVVGGFKIGSQLFTTAGPDIVRQLRALGSGIFLDLKFHDIPNTVSKAVAAATRLDVQMLTVHASGGFEMMQAAEESAQRAALLSGHNAPLVLGVTVLTSMDGQGLAEIGGDSNVGKQVERLARLAVRAGLRGLVCSPLEIVALRQMLPGNVQLVTPGIRAGNESADDQKRTLSPQEALAAGANWLVIGRPIYASPNPGAAVESILESLHESPVG
- a CDS encoding diguanylate cyclase, translated to MERVLLQLRRKRDRRRLEDWLSFFYQIVLPDQEHPLRGEFDLVVIDGPSLKELRSKVKARRSAEAPVFLPFLLLTVRRRSSMPSRHLGRVVDDLLIRPLNERELLARVANLLRMRHWSLELKREHDRVMKLAVTDDVSGFNNTRYLHRYLDRLLEAPSAKPVEVCLVFFDLDNFKRVVDTHGHLLGSKALKEVAQTVARVLDADDRLVRYGGDEFIVILPRQGKEEALLKVARMKKAITTTAFLQKEEVHARLTASFGLACFPGDAKDKHQLLAEADRCLFQSKSEGKNRVTFADMEKAAA